The Proteus vulgaris genome contains a region encoding:
- the bet gene encoding phage recombination protein Bet — protein MSDNKSLVTRIASRFGVDTRKFYETLKATAFKQRDGSAPTDEQMMTLLIVAEQYGLNPFTREIYAFPDKQNGIIPVVGVDGWSRIINEHPQYDGVEFVYSDKMVRMQGAKVDCPEWIECVIYRKDRSRPIRIKEFIDEVYREPFQGQGRNGAYTVDGPWQTHTKRQLRHKSLIQCSRVAFGFSGIYDQDEAERIREMEQASAINPAIANLPSPSQVQSQEPLAIEHKELDPILTKLANRAIAENAWSAAHEYVKGRYEGSELQYATQFLRDKEMDQMEPPKPDYQEAHEQESAAGGSANAEPGAEEMPPLSDEDMIPVTEEEGAEGSYY, from the coding sequence ATGTCTGATAACAAATCTCTTGTAACCCGTATCGCAAGCCGGTTTGGCGTGGACACCCGAAAGTTCTATGAAACTTTGAAGGCGACCGCATTCAAGCAGCGAGATGGAAGTGCCCCGACCGATGAGCAGATGATGACGCTCCTGATCGTGGCTGAACAGTACGGTTTGAACCCTTTCACTCGGGAAATCTATGCGTTTCCTGACAAGCAAAATGGGATCATTCCGGTAGTAGGTGTTGATGGTTGGAGCCGCATCATCAACGAGCATCCCCAGTATGATGGCGTCGAGTTCGTGTATTCGGACAAGATGGTCAGAATGCAGGGGGCGAAAGTTGACTGCCCTGAGTGGATTGAATGCGTGATTTACCGTAAGGACAGATCTCGCCCTATCCGCATCAAGGAGTTCATTGATGAGGTGTACCGTGAACCGTTTCAGGGTCAAGGTCGCAATGGTGCTTACACTGTTGATGGCCCCTGGCAAACGCACACCAAGCGTCAACTCCGGCACAAGTCGCTGATCCAGTGTTCTCGTGTCGCATTTGGTTTCTCTGGTATTTATGACCAGGATGAAGCTGAACGCATCCGTGAAATGGAGCAGGCATCGGCCATTAACCCGGCTATTGCCAATCTCCCTTCACCATCTCAAGTTCAAAGCCAAGAGCCTTTGGCTATTGAGCACAAAGAGCTTGACCCGATCCTAACCAAACTCGCAAATCGCGCCATTGCTGAAAACGCATGGTCTGCGGCGCATGAGTATGTGAAGGGACGGTATGAAGGTTCGGAACTGCAATATGCGACTCAATTCCTTCGTGACAAGGAGATGGATCAAATGGAGCCTCCGAAACCTGACTACCAGGAAGCGCACGAGCAAGAGTCCGCCGCTGGTGGTTCTGCAAATGCTGAACCTGGTGCCGAAGAAATGCCGCCTTTGAGTGACGAGGACATGATCCCTGTTACAGAAGAGGAGGGCGCGGAAGGCAGTTACTACTAA